One Haloarcula sp. CBA1127 genomic window carries:
- the urtC gene encoding urea ABC transporter, permease protein UrtC yields MSRNSANGEANRSLPGRLRSRFEGPNTIGESRGFWVGFAVAVAALVVYPAFGDGSQLSLFMVLALLGLSLSVVWGYSGVLSFGQVVFFGIGAYTFGVVSINFATPGGITAAVIAGVIGGGVSAAILGYFMFYGGVRDVYVTIITLVSTIVMHTFMAQTAGSEWAIGEAALGGFNGMPDIPLLTLGIEGASYQFIYNPFPMRVVGIGSFEISPFYYLVLLLLVGTYLGLRVLVNSDYGRVMVAVREDEDRTEMFGYNVTRVKFVVFTLGGALAGLSGVLYAARNVYIDPTVFSLLFATLPVIWVSIGGRKSLLGAVVATLAIEYLRISMAGELALVLLGTLLLVTILVLPSGFVPWLHGQIVETRFGPGEAGGASAPDAPSEVSD; encoded by the coding sequence ATGTCGAGAAACAGTGCAAACGGCGAGGCGAACAGGTCGCTCCCGGGCCGGCTTCGCAGCCGGTTCGAGGGGCCAAACACTATCGGGGAATCGCGCGGGTTCTGGGTCGGCTTCGCCGTCGCCGTGGCAGCCCTTGTCGTCTACCCGGCCTTCGGTGACGGCTCACAGCTGTCGCTGTTCATGGTGCTGGCCCTGCTGGGGCTTTCGCTGTCGGTCGTCTGGGGCTACTCGGGCGTACTGAGTTTCGGGCAGGTCGTCTTCTTCGGCATCGGGGCCTACACGTTCGGCGTCGTCTCGATCAACTTTGCGACCCCGGGCGGTATCACGGCCGCTGTCATCGCTGGCGTCATCGGTGGCGGTGTCAGCGCGGCGATACTGGGCTACTTCATGTTCTACGGCGGGGTGCGAGACGTCTACGTCACCATAATCACGCTCGTCTCGACGATAGTCATGCACACGTTCATGGCCCAGACCGCCGGGTCCGAGTGGGCCATCGGCGAGGCAGCACTGGGCGGGTTCAACGGGATGCCGGACATCCCGCTGCTGACGCTCGGCATCGAAGGTGCATCCTACCAGTTCATCTACAACCCGTTCCCGATGCGGGTCGTTGGTATCGGCTCGTTCGAAATCAGCCCGTTCTACTACCTCGTCCTCCTCCTGCTAGTCGGGACGTACCTCGGGTTGCGGGTCCTCGTCAATTCGGACTACGGGCGCGTGATGGTCGCCGTCCGAGAGGACGAGGACCGCACCGAGATGTTCGGCTACAACGTGACCCGCGTCAAGTTCGTCGTGTTCACGCTCGGCGGAGCGCTGGCGGGTCTGTCCGGCGTACTGTACGCCGCACGGAACGTCTACATCGACCCGACCGTGTTTTCGCTGCTGTTCGCAACGTTGCCGGTCATCTGGGTGAGTATCGGCGGTCGAAAGAGCCTGCTCGGGGCCGTCGTCGCAACGCTCGCCATCGAATACCTCCGCATCTCGATGGCGGGTGAGCTGGCGCTGGTCCTGCTTGGCACTCTACTGCTGGTGACGATCCTGGTCCTTCCGAGCGGCTTCGTTCCGTGGCTCCACGGGCAGATCGTCGAAACCCGGTTCGGCCCGGGCGAAGCCGGCGGGGCTAGCGCACCCGACGCGCCGAGTGAGGTGAGTGACTAA
- the urtB gene encoding urea ABC transporter, permease protein UrtB translates to MVNGINLALQFLDSFAFIVLAAAGLAIIFGIMGVINLAHGEFILIGAYTATLAVTQLGLPLVVAMLVGGLVTGLFGILTERVIISGAWPNYISQQTLGRDIIEPLYDRLADSMVATFGLSLILTQGARIRFGNSIDQIATPFGAISYGEFSYSTYRIVLAGVSIGLLLATYYLFTRTDFGMRARATIQDKETAQAMGVNTDRMYMLTFGIGSALAGLTGALFAPVISMQPTLGDQFLVEAFVAVVVGGPSVVLGTALSGGVLGAILATFSNLYGTFIGRIALLVAALIALRFLPDGITGFIEQLRQRRQESD, encoded by the coding sequence ATGGTAAACGGGATCAACCTCGCGCTTCAGTTCCTCGATAGCTTCGCGTTCATCGTGCTCGCCGCGGCGGGGTTGGCCATCATCTTCGGGATCATGGGCGTCATCAATCTGGCACACGGGGAGTTCATCCTCATCGGTGCCTACACCGCGACGCTGGCCGTGACGCAACTCGGCCTCCCGCTCGTCGTGGCGATGCTCGTCGGCGGTCTGGTCACTGGCCTCTTCGGGATTCTAACCGAGCGGGTGATTATCTCCGGAGCCTGGCCCAATTACATCAGTCAACAGACGCTGGGCCGCGATATCATTGAACCGCTGTACGACCGTCTGGCCGATTCGATGGTTGCCACGTTTGGACTCAGCCTGATACTGACTCAGGGGGCCCGAATCCGCTTTGGCAACTCAATCGACCAGATAGCCACGCCGTTCGGCGCAATCTCGTACGGGGAGTTCTCGTACTCGACGTACCGAATCGTCCTGGCCGGCGTCAGCATCGGGCTGCTTCTGGCCACCTACTACCTGTTCACCCGGACCGACTTCGGGATGCGCGCTCGGGCGACGATACAGGACAAGGAAACGGCACAGGCCATGGGCGTCAACACCGACCGGATGTATATGCTGACGTTCGGCATCGGCTCGGCGCTCGCTGGGCTGACCGGTGCGCTGTTCGCCCCGGTCATCTCGATGCAGCCGACGCTGGGCGACCAGTTCTTGGTCGAGGCGTTCGTCGCCGTCGTCGTCGGCGGGCCGAGCGTCGTCCTCGGGACCGCGCTGTCGGGAGGCGTTCTCGGGGCGATTCTGGCCACGTTCTCGAACCTCTACGGGACGTTTATCGGCCGTATCGCGCTGCTGGTCGCCGCGCTCATCGCGCTCCGGTTCCTCCCCGACGGTATCACCGGGTTCATCGAACAACTGCGGCAACGGAGACAGGAGAGCGACTAG
- the ureC gene encoding urease subunit alpha produces MTRDIDRENYAELYGPTTGDKVRLGDTELFAKVEEDLRTHGDEAVFGGGKTLRDGLGMAPGVTQAEGALDWVLTNATIIDPILGIVAADIGIRNGEIAGIGKAGNPDTMDGVDMVVGPSTDVYPAEGKIATAGGLDIHIHFNSAQLHEHALSGGITTMLGGGYGGGATTCTTGPENVKRFLQAAEAWPVNVGFYGKGNASDPGPLREQVEAGACGLKLHEDWGSTPETINTCLEVAEDEDVQVCMHTDTLNEAGFLENTFGAVDGRTMHLFHIEGAGGGHAPDIMEMVGEPNMLPSSTNPSMPYTDNTFDEHLDMVMVCHHLNPDVPEDVAFAESRVRAETIAAEDVLHDMGAISMMTSDSQAMGRMAEVIPRTWQTASKMKSQRGPLPEDEGTGADNHRIKRYIAKYTVNPAISAGIEEHVGTLEPGKLADICLWDPAFFGVKPAMTFKGGFPVHSEMGEANGSLMTCEPILQRERAGAVGKAKHAISLSFVSPAAAEAGIDEEYGLDSRVVPIEGARTPGKDDMVHNSYCPDDIEVDPETFEVRVDGDHVTCEPSSELPLAQRYLL; encoded by the coding sequence ATGACACGCGACATTGACCGCGAGAACTACGCCGAACTGTACGGGCCAACGACGGGCGACAAAGTCCGGCTGGGCGATACGGAGCTGTTCGCCAAGGTCGAAGAGGACCTACGCACCCACGGCGACGAGGCAGTGTTCGGCGGTGGGAAAACGCTCCGGGACGGGCTGGGAATGGCTCCCGGCGTCACACAGGCGGAGGGCGCACTCGACTGGGTGCTGACGAACGCGACGATTATCGACCCGATACTGGGTATCGTTGCCGCTGATATCGGCATTCGAAACGGAGAAATCGCCGGCATCGGGAAAGCCGGCAACCCCGACACAATGGACGGCGTCGATATGGTCGTCGGCCCGTCGACGGATGTCTATCCGGCTGAGGGGAAGATAGCGACCGCCGGCGGCCTCGATATCCACATTCACTTCAACTCCGCACAGCTCCACGAACACGCGTTGTCTGGCGGAATCACAACTATGCTCGGCGGCGGGTACGGCGGTGGCGCGACCACCTGTACAACCGGGCCAGAGAACGTCAAGCGCTTCCTGCAGGCCGCCGAGGCGTGGCCGGTCAACGTCGGTTTCTACGGGAAGGGCAACGCCTCCGACCCGGGCCCGCTCCGCGAGCAGGTCGAGGCCGGTGCCTGTGGGCTGAAACTCCACGAAGACTGGGGGTCGACCCCGGAAACCATCAACACCTGCCTCGAAGTCGCCGAAGACGAGGACGTGCAGGTGTGTATGCATACAGATACGCTGAACGAAGCCGGATTCCTCGAGAACACCTTCGGTGCTGTGGACGGCCGAACCATGCACCTGTTCCACATCGAGGGTGCGGGCGGGGGCCACGCGCCGGACATCATGGAGATGGTCGGCGAACCGAACATGCTGCCGTCCTCAACAAACCCGTCGATGCCGTACACCGACAACACGTTCGACGAGCATCTGGACATGGTGATGGTGTGTCACCACCTCAACCCCGACGTGCCGGAGGACGTGGCCTTCGCCGAATCCCGCGTTCGCGCAGAGACCATCGCCGCCGAGGACGTGCTCCACGACATGGGCGCGATCTCTATGATGACCTCGGACTCCCAGGCGATGGGGCGGATGGCCGAAGTCATCCCGCGGACGTGGCAGACGGCCTCGAAGATGAAATCCCAGCGTGGGCCGTTGCCCGAAGACGAAGGGACCGGCGCGGACAACCACCGCATCAAGCGCTACATCGCCAAGTACACCGTCAACCCCGCTATCAGCGCCGGCATCGAGGAGCACGTCGGAACGCTCGAACCCGGCAAGCTTGCCGACATCTGCCTGTGGGACCCCGCGTTCTTCGGCGTCAAACCGGCGATGACGTTCAAGGGCGGCTTCCCGGTCCATTCGGAGATGGGCGAAGCCAACGGGTCACTGATGACCTGCGAGCCGATTCTCCAGCGCGAACGTGCCGGTGCGGTCGGCAAGGCCAAGCACGCCATTTCGCTGTCGTTCGTCTCTCCGGCGGCCGCAGAGGCCGGCATCGACGAGGAGTACGGGCTTGACTCCCGCGTCGTGCCAATTGAAGGCGCACGTACACCCGGCAAGGACGACATGGTGCACAATAGCTACTGTCCGGATGACATCGAGGTCGACCCGGAGACCTTCGAGGTCCGGGTCGACGGCGACCACGTCACCTGCGAACCGTCTTCCGAACTCCCACTCGCGCAGCGATACCTGCTATGA
- a CDS encoding urease subunit gamma: MKLTAKEQERLTVFTAAEVARRRKERGVPLNHPEAVAYISDWCIERGRDGQSVAEIRSGASKLLGREDVMDGVPEMIDMIQVEPVFPDGTKLVTVHDPIRSDSVGSADDTSEEETAADGGDSAETDK, encoded by the coding sequence ATGAAACTCACAGCCAAAGAACAGGAACGACTCACGGTCTTTACCGCCGCAGAGGTCGCGCGGCGCCGCAAGGAACGCGGCGTCCCGCTGAACCACCCCGAAGCCGTCGCTTACATCAGCGACTGGTGCATCGAACGCGGTCGTGACGGGCAGTCGGTCGCCGAAATCCGCTCCGGTGCGTCGAAACTGCTCGGCCGCGAGGACGTGATGGACGGCGTGCCGGAGATGATAGACATGATTCAGGTCGAACCGGTGTTCCCCGACGGAACCAAACTGGTCACGGTTCACGACCCGATTCGCTCCGACAGTGTCGGGTCAGCCGACGACACATCTGAGGAGGAGACGGCGGCGGATGGCGGGGACTCAGCGGAGACAGACAAATGA
- the ureD gene encoding urease accessory protein UreD: MAADAPHPAFEGYATEAVPQAAVGSPGKDGVLELTFERTAEGTTLVHDYATVPFHITGTLGHDPLPEADTVFIQSPTGGVAQGDRHDVSITVGDEAVAHVSTQSSTKVQTMTCNYAAADTTLRVGAGGHLDYVPEPTILHADSRYLQELSVDLAPGATAVVSDVVVPGRLARGERFEFERYLSRVRGTGPDGLLFEDATHLTPADDDPTAPGVLGEFTVYGTTFVLAPDHDEAELSDALHAVVTDSDARAGATALPNGAGVAVRALGDRAETVQSTLHAAWDHTRTELLDTAAPSGRKY, from the coding sequence ATGGCCGCCGACGCGCCCCACCCAGCGTTCGAGGGGTATGCGACCGAAGCCGTGCCACAGGCCGCCGTGGGGTCTCCCGGGAAAGACGGCGTGCTCGAACTGACCTTCGAGCGGACGGCTGAGGGAACGACCCTAGTCCACGACTATGCGACAGTCCCGTTCCACATCACGGGGACACTGGGCCACGACCCACTCCCCGAGGCCGACACCGTCTTCATCCAGTCGCCGACCGGCGGCGTCGCGCAGGGTGACCGCCATGACGTGTCGATAACCGTCGGGGACGAGGCCGTCGCACACGTCTCGACCCAGAGTTCGACGAAGGTCCAGACGATGACGTGTAACTACGCCGCCGCCGACACGACGCTTCGCGTCGGTGCTGGCGGTCACCTGGATTACGTGCCCGAGCCGACAATCCTCCACGCTGACTCCCGGTACCTGCAAGAGCTTTCGGTCGATCTGGCCCCCGGCGCGACCGCCGTGGTCAGCGACGTGGTCGTCCCGGGTCGTCTCGCTAGAGGCGAGCGCTTCGAGTTCGAACGGTATCTATCTCGCGTGCGCGGGACCGGACCCGACGGACTCCTGTTCGAGGACGCGACACACCTGACGCCAGCGGACGATGACCCCACAGCCCCCGGCGTCCTCGGTGAGTTCACCGTCTACGGGACGACGTTCGTCCTCGCGCCGGACCACGACGAGGCCGAACTGAGTGATGCGCTCCACGCGGTCGTCACCGACAGTGATGCTCGAGCCGGTGCGACAGCGTTGCCGAACGGTGCCGGGGTCGCGGTCCGTGCCCTCGGCGACCGCGCCGAGACCGTCCAGTCGACGCTCCACGCAGCCTGGGACCACACACGCACCGAGCTACTGGACACCGCTGCGCCGTCCGGGAGGAAGTACTGA
- a CDS encoding urease subunit beta — MSDGLVPGEVIPDEGTVTLNEGRETTEVTVGNTGDRPSQVGSHFHFFEANAALEFDREAAMGMRLNIPAGTAVRFEPGDEQTVELVEIGGKRRAHGMNGLVNGSVDGDTGDAVERMRAAGFGDTGEAAPDDGDTESDQ; from the coding sequence ATGAGTGATGGACTCGTGCCCGGCGAGGTCATCCCGGACGAAGGGACAGTGACGCTGAACGAAGGCCGGGAGACGACAGAGGTAACTGTCGGGAACACCGGCGACAGACCCTCGCAAGTCGGGTCGCACTTCCACTTCTTCGAGGCCAACGCGGCCCTGGAGTTCGACCGCGAAGCGGCCATGGGGATGCGGCTGAACATCCCCGCCGGCACAGCTGTCCGGTTCGAACCTGGTGACGAGCAAACGGTCGAACTCGTCGAAATCGGTGGGAAGCGACGCGCCCACGGGATGAACGGACTTGTCAACGGGAGCGTCGACGGCGACACGGGCGACGCGGTCGAACGCATGCGTGCGGCAGGATTCGGTGACACAGGCGAGGCGGCACCGGACGACGGCGACACGGAGTCCGACCAATGA
- a CDS encoding ABC transporter ATP-binding protein, which translates to MSDTETDSEIDSLGPNVRQTAAELATGDRTETLLQTDGLVKQFGGFTATDDVDFSVAEGELRCLIGPNGAGKSTLLNLITGTYEASDGSIYYNGHDITDLDPHERVSRGISMKFQVPSVYGDLSVRENVRLPVQQFADGEERRRLVAEAIEAAGLTGYEDVAASQLSHGQQQQLEIGMAAALEPDLLLLDEPVAGLDVAEREAIAERIRRLNEEEGIAFIVIEHDTDFVASIAEEVTVLHNGEVFREGPIEEIESDPEVQRIYLGGES; encoded by the coding sequence ATGAGTGATACTGAAACCGACTCCGAAATCGACTCGCTTGGACCGAACGTCCGGCAAACCGCTGCGGAACTGGCAACGGGTGACAGAACGGAGACACTGCTACAGACTGACGGGCTCGTCAAGCAGTTCGGCGGGTTTACTGCCACCGACGACGTGGACTTCTCGGTCGCCGAGGGGGAGCTACGCTGTCTCATCGGCCCAAACGGCGCTGGCAAGTCAACGCTACTGAACCTGATTACCGGGACGTACGAGGCCAGCGACGGCAGTATCTACTACAACGGCCACGACATCACTGACCTCGACCCACATGAGCGGGTCTCTCGCGGTATCAGTATGAAATTCCAGGTCCCGTCCGTGTACGGTGACCTGAGTGTCAGAGAGAACGTCAGGCTCCCCGTCCAGCAGTTCGCCGACGGGGAGGAGCGGCGGCGGCTGGTCGCCGAGGCTATCGAGGCTGCGGGCCTTACCGGCTACGAAGACGTTGCTGCGTCGCAACTCTCACACGGCCAACAACAGCAACTGGAAATCGGGATGGCTGCCGCGCTGGAACCCGACCTGCTCCTGCTGGACGAGCCGGTCGCCGGCCTCGACGTGGCCGAACGCGAAGCTATTGCCGAGCGGATCAGGCGGCTCAACGAAGAGGAAGGGATCGCCTTCATCGTTATCGAACACGACACCGACTTCGTCGCGAGCATCGCCGAAGAAGTGACCGTCCTGCACAACGGTGAGGTGTTCCGCGAGGGGCCGATTGAAGAAATCGAATCCGACCCAGAGGTCCAGCGGATATATCTGGGAGGTGAGTCATGA
- a CDS encoding ABC transporter ATP-binding protein produces MLELDEVSAAYDTTPILRDVDLSVDEGEIVGVMGKNGVGKTTLLKTVMGLLEPSEGTISYDGVDVTDASADERARAGIGYIPQGRDVFPKLTVEQNIRMGETIRSDSDETLYDQIYDYFPVLEERASQEAGTLSGGQQQMLAIGRALVSNPDLLLLDEPSEGIQPSIVDQISQDMQTINDDLGTTILFVEQNLGVIREMADRCYAMERGTVVDELGPSTIADEDAIAEYLAV; encoded by the coding sequence ATGCTCGAACTCGACGAGGTTTCTGCAGCCTACGACACAACGCCGATACTGCGGGATGTGGATCTCTCCGTTGACGAGGGCGAAATCGTCGGCGTGATGGGGAAAAACGGCGTCGGCAAGACGACACTCCTGAAGACGGTGATGGGCTTGCTGGAGCCCAGCGAGGGGACCATCAGCTACGATGGCGTTGATGTGACCGACGCGAGCGCCGACGAGCGTGCCCGGGCCGGTATCGGCTACATCCCGCAGGGCCGGGACGTGTTCCCCAAGCTAACCGTCGAACAGAACATCAGGATGGGCGAGACCATCCGGTCGGACAGCGACGAAACGCTGTACGACCAGATATACGATTACTTCCCCGTGCTCGAAGAGCGAGCCAGTCAGGAAGCCGGAACGCTCTCGGGCGGGCAACAGCAGATGCTCGCCATCGGTCGCGCACTGGTGTCGAATCCTGACTTGCTCTTGCTCGATGAACCGTCCGAGGGCATCCAGCCCTCTATCGTCGACCAGATCAGCCAGGATATGCAGACAATCAACGACGACCTCGGGACGACGATTCTGTTCGTTGAGCAGAATCTCGGAGTCATCCGTGAGATGGCCGACCGCTGTTACGCGATGGAGCGTGGCACGGTGGTTGACGAACTCGGTCCGTCGACTATTGCCGACGAGGACGCGATTGCGGAGTACCTCGCGGTCTGA
- a CDS encoding urea ABC transporter substrate-binding protein — protein MSRAPLSRRQFLGASGAALVTGLAGCSAGEGGTSTDTASSAETLKIGVLEDQSGNFALVGDPKAKASMLAIEEINANGGIDGKQIETFQRDPQSDNQRYQELTRTAINEENVDALWAGYSSATREAIRPIIDRNEQLYFYTTQYEGGVCDEFTFAVGPTARQQLGIVLPYLVEEFGPDIYTIAADYNFGQLSADWVKVLANENDANVLGEEFIPLSESSFGSTINRIQEADPDFVMSMLVGANHTSFYEQKASAGLDVPIGTSTAMAQGYEHRRLDAPAMANIYAGVNYMEEVPTDSNTGDGGFVDRYFEMYPDAPYLNEEAETNYFSTYMYKKAVEQAGTTEQPEVIDALESGIELGTEEAPEAPEGETIRLDGATHHVDHHMWIMRADDEHNIEAVENRQIPETFLSETAGCNLPENPEQTQYTPVDYYEEAE, from the coding sequence ATGAGCCGGGCCCCCCTCAGCCGCCGTCAGTTCCTCGGCGCGAGCGGGGCCGCACTCGTTACCGGCCTCGCCGGCTGTTCAGCCGGTGAAGGTGGGACCTCGACGGACACCGCGAGCAGCGCCGAGACGCTCAAAATTGGTGTGCTCGAGGACCAGTCCGGAAACTTCGCCCTCGTTGGTGACCCGAAAGCAAAGGCGTCGATGCTCGCTATCGAGGAAATCAACGCCAACGGTGGTATCGACGGGAAGCAAATTGAGACGTTCCAGCGTGACCCCCAGTCTGACAATCAGCGCTATCAGGAGCTTACCCGCACGGCGATCAACGAGGAGAACGTCGACGCGCTGTGGGCTGGGTACTCCTCGGCGACCCGGGAGGCCATTCGCCCAATAATCGACCGTAACGAACAGCTCTACTTCTACACCACGCAGTACGAGGGCGGCGTCTGTGACGAATTCACCTTCGCGGTCGGCCCGACCGCCCGCCAGCAACTCGGTATCGTCCTCCCGTATCTGGTTGAGGAGTTCGGCCCAGACATCTACACCATCGCGGCCGACTACAACTTCGGTCAGCTCTCTGCGGACTGGGTGAAGGTGCTGGCAAACGAAAACGATGCGAACGTCCTCGGTGAGGAGTTCATCCCGCTCAGCGAATCCTCGTTCGGTTCAACGATCAACCGGATTCAGGAGGCCGACCCGGACTTCGTCATGTCGATGCTTGTCGGAGCGAACCACACGTCGTTCTACGAGCAGAAGGCCTCGGCCGGTCTCGACGTGCCGATCGGCACCTCTACCGCGATGGCACAGGGGTACGAGCACCGACGGCTCGACGCTCCGGCGATGGCCAACATATACGCGGGCGTCAACTACATGGAAGAGGTGCCGACCGACAGCAACACGGGCGACGGCGGCTTCGTCGACCGGTACTTCGAGATGTATCCCGACGCGCCATACCTCAACGAGGAGGCCGAGACCAACTACTTCTCGACGTACATGTACAAGAAAGCCGTCGAGCAGGCCGGGACCACCGAACAGCCGGAAGTCATCGACGCTCTGGAGTCCGGCATCGAACTCGGTACCGAGGAAGCACCTGAAGCACCGGAGGGTGAGACGATCCGCCTCGACGGCGCGACTCACCACGTTGACCACCACATGTGGATTATGCGCGCCGACGACGAGCACAACATCGAAGCCGTCGAGAACCGCCAGATCCCCGAGACGTTCCTCTCGGAGACGGCCGGCTGTAACCTCCCCGAGAACCCGGAGCAGACCCAGTACACCCCGGTGGACTACTACGAGGAGGCCGAGTAG
- a CDS encoding urease accessory protein UreE, with product MLVADTYFGHHNDDAVAEAVDASDYATVVLSDTERQRSRVRTETTAGRDLGIVVARDLADGDVLEAADGTLVVVELAEIEALVLDFADSDISPATALELGHAVGNKHWNLAVRGQEALFPVTDSKERMEDTVADLLPADVPTRYEHVPPTTFDDDGVDHTHGDGTDTHDDGGHSHGGAGHAHDHGVRTIDGGDQ from the coding sequence ATGCTGGTCGCAGACACCTATTTCGGCCACCACAATGACGATGCTGTCGCCGAGGCCGTCGATGCATCGGACTACGCCACTGTCGTGCTCTCGGACACCGAACGCCAGCGCTCGCGTGTCCGGACTGAAACGACGGCCGGCCGGGACCTCGGTATCGTGGTTGCCCGTGACCTCGCGGACGGCGACGTGCTTGAAGCTGCGGACGGCACTCTCGTCGTTGTCGAACTCGCCGAAATCGAGGCCCTCGTGCTCGATTTCGCCGACAGCGATATCTCACCGGCCACGGCCCTGGAACTCGGGCACGCAGTCGGGAACAAGCACTGGAACCTCGCGGTCCGCGGGCAGGAGGCCCTGTTCCCCGTGACCGACTCGAAGGAACGAATGGAGGACACGGTCGCCGACCTGCTCCCTGCGGACGTGCCGACACGGTACGAGCACGTGCCACCGACGACGTTCGACGATGACGGAGTCGACCACACCCACGGTGACGGCACCGATACCCATGACGACGGTGGCCACAGTCACGGCGGCGCTGGCCACGCCCACGACCACGGCGTCCGTACTATTGACGGAGGGGACCAGTGA
- the ureG gene encoding urease accessory protein UreG, which produces MSLTHRDVATVGIGGPVGSGKTSLLTALVPELRDQGLDVGVIANDILTQEDADVLRERFAGVVPEDLVAGVETGACPHTGIREDPSMNLQQIDSFLAEHPELDLVLVESGGDNLAATFNPELADYSLYVISVAEGEDIPRKRGPGVVDCDLLVVNKTDLAPHVGVDLDVMEHDANEVRDGPVVFTNCKDETNIDTVLSHVRDGVLFA; this is translated from the coding sequence ATGAGTCTCACACACCGCGACGTGGCGACGGTCGGTATCGGCGGGCCGGTCGGCTCTGGAAAAACCTCGCTGTTGACCGCGCTCGTTCCCGAACTGCGCGACCAGGGGCTTGATGTGGGCGTCATCGCCAACGATATTCTCACACAGGAGGACGCGGACGTGCTCCGCGAGCGCTTCGCCGGCGTCGTGCCCGAGGACCTCGTCGCCGGCGTCGAAACCGGCGCGTGCCCGCATACGGGCATCCGGGAAGACCCGTCGATGAACCTCCAGCAAATCGACTCGTTCCTCGCCGAGCACCCGGAACTGGACCTCGTGCTGGTCGAGAGCGGCGGCGACAACCTCGCGGCGACGTTCAACCCCGAACTCGCTGATTACTCGCTGTACGTCATCTCGGTCGCGGAGGGGGAGGACATCCCCCGAAAACGCGGCCCAGGGGTCGTCGACTGTGACCTGCTGGTCGTCAACAAGACCGACCTCGCGCCCCACGTCGGCGTCGACCTCGACGTGATGGAGCACGACGCAAACGAGGTTCGTGACGGACCCGTCGTCTTTACCAACTGCAAAGACGAGACGAACATCGACACGGTGCTGTCACACGTCCGTGACGGGGTGCTGTTCGCCTGA